Genomic segment of Gemmatimonadaceae bacterium:
CGCGCGAAGAGGGGCGACGTGCTCTGCACGACGAAGGACCCGCCCGGGGTGATGTGTCGCGCGAGCAGGCGATAGAACGCCGTGGTGTACAGCTTGCCGATGCTGTAGTTGTCGGGGTCGGGAAAATCGACGACCGCGAAATCGAACGCCTGACTGTTTTCGTCGAGCCACACAAACGCGTCGGCGTTGATGACGTGCACTTTCGGTGACAAGAACGAGCTGTCGTTCAGCTTCGTCAGCAGCGGATGCGTCGAAAACAGCTTCGTCATCGCCGGATCGAGGTCTACCAGCGTGACCTGCTCGACGTTCGGATGTCGGAGGATCTCGCGGACCGCCAGACCGTCGCCGCCGCCGAGCACCAGCACGTGTCTCGCTCCCGGCAGCGCGGACAATCCCGGGTGTACCAATGCTTCGTGATAGCGGTATTCGTCGCGCGAGCTGAACTGGAGGTGCGAGTTGAGAAAGAGGCGGAGGTCGTCCTTCCACGCCGTCAACACGATCCGCTGATATCGTGTATCTCGCGCGAAGATGACGTCATCGGAATAGATGTTCCCTTCGGCTTCGTCGGTGATCTTGCCCGCGGCCGCCATCCCCGCCGTCAGCAACGCCAGGACCGCTACCGACGCCGCCCTCAACGCTCGGCGCGTCGGCAGAATCTTCGCGAAGAGGAAGGTCGACCAGAGCGCGATCGCCGCGTTCACGATGCCGAACAGGATCGCCGACCGGACGAGCCCCAGATGCGGCACGAGGAGGATCGGAAACGCCAGCGACGCGCCGAGCGCGCCGAGGTAGTCGAACGTGAGGACGTTGGCGATGACGTCCTTGAAGTCGAACCGGTCGCGAAGGATCCGCATCAACAGCGGCACCTCGAGGCCGACCAGCACACCGACGACGACGACGATCGCGTAGAGCGCCAGGCGAAACGCCGACGTGTACGCGAACGCGAGGAACAACAGCATCGACGAGAATCCGCCGATCACGCCGACCATCAGCTCGATCGTCACGAACCGCGCGACCAGACCGCGGCCAATGTAGCGCGACATCCAGCTCCCGATGCCCATCGCGAACAGGTACGTCCCGATCACCGTCGAGAACTGGAAGACGCTGTCGCCGAGCAAGTAGCTGGCGAGGGCGCTGGCGACGAGCTCGTAGACGAGCCCGCACGCCGCGATCAACAGGACCGACAGGAACAGCGCGACGGTCAATGAATCGCCGCGGCGATGATGATGGCGATGGCGATCGCCACACCGGCCATGAGAACGCCCAACGCCGTATTCTGATCTTCGAGCAGCTCCTTCCACAGGCTGCCTGGAGTGATCTTGTCGAAGATCATGAAGCCGACCACGAACAGGATGACCCCGAGCAATGCGAAGACGACGGCCGCGATGAAGTTGGAACCCAGATTGTCGAAGACGGTCATGTCATTTTCCCCGCCGGAAGGAGGACCCCAGGAACATGTAGTGCGGGCGATAGGAGCCCGGGTTGTTGCGCACGGTGCGCGGGACGTCTTTGACCTCGGTCACGCTGGTCATTCCCCACCCTCGCCATTCAGCCGCCGCCGTCGTCGCGAGGACTATCACACCGAGGATGAGATAGAAGGTCTTGTTCATCGTCGTCACTGGTCGTCGTCGTCGTCCGAGTCGGACGACGTGGTTACCCACGGGTGATCGCTCTCGCGCCAACGATTGTACTCGAAGTTCACGGAACCGAACGCCGAGAACAGCACCGGCACGGCGAGCAACGCCAACGCGGCGAGGAATGGCCAAATACGCGGCACGTCGCGTTTCACGGCCAGCGTGTACGAAAACGGCCCCGCGCCGGCGTCGCGGTCCAGCGCGACGCGAAGGTAGTAGCGCCCGGGCGGCACCGACGGCAGGACCACCTTGTCCTCCGCGGATCCTTCGTGCCATGCCTCGCCGTCGTCGACGCCGAAGTAGTACGACACTTCTCGCCCGAAGTCGAAGCCCGGACCGCCGTTCTCGTCCAGCAACGCGAGGTTGTAGTACGCCCACGCATTCGAGAGGCTCGTGCGAATGTCCAACTCGACGTTCGACGTGTGGCCGCCAAGCGTGAACACGGGCGTCACGTACGCCGCGGTGTCCCCGCTTCCACCGTACTCATACGACTGCGTGAACACCGACTCGTTGCGCGCGGTCATGAAGCGGGCAACCGCGAGCACGAGCAACACCGCGGCCAGCAAGAAGAACGTTCCTTTGAGCGCGCCCGCGGCGCCCGACCGTGGATTGGGCTGATTGGCGAAGACGCCGCGCGGCGTCGGAAGAGGTGGAAGCTTGAACGCCTGCGCGATTTTCTCCGGCGGCGTGTACGTCCCGAGCGACCACGTGACTTCGTCGGACGTTCGCTCGGACGAGAGCATGTAGGGCGGCGCGACGAAGTCCGCGTCCTCGACTTTGTCTCCCGTGCGTGCTTCCCACGGGAACTCGCCGAGCACGAAGAGGGTCTCGGCGTTCGCGGACTGGAAATGCTTGAAGACCGTTCCGTCGTATTCGGCCTGTCGTCGGCCGTCGATCAGCGTCTCTTTCGGCGCCCCCTTGAGCACGACGACGTCGTTCCAGTGCCCGTCGTATTCCGTGAGATAGCGAAAGCCGTGCTCGGCGTTCCAGAGCAAGTACTCGCGCCAGGAGTAGGTGACTCCTTCGACGACGACGCCGCGCAGCTGAAACCCGATCGCCTGCCAGCGCTCGTTTCCGAGTACGCCGGATGTGCCGAGCGGGATGGCCGGCGTCGCGCGATTCAGCCGGTCCTGCGCTTTTTCCAATACCGCGAGATTAGGATCGCGCGCGTCGAGGATCGCCGTACACGACGGGCACGCAACCGTCTGCGCGAGGTGGCCGCTCCTGATCTCGATCGCCGCGCCGCATTGCGGACAGTTGAGCCCTTTGACGCCCGCAATCTGCGGACCCTCGTCGGCTGCCGGGTCGCGAAGGTTCTTGAGCCGCAGGCTCTCGAACGTGACGTATTCGCCTGTGTAGAGGACCGGCGCGGCGTCGCTGTAGTCGATCGTCGCGAACCGATCGCCGGATCCTTTGAGATCCACGAACTCGACCTGCAGTTTGTCCCAGTACTCGAACGGAAGCTCGCCTTCGACGCCGGAGTAGAGGGCGTGCGTGATCACCGCGACGCTGTACGAGCCGCCGGGAAGCGTAAGCTGCTGGCCCGGCTTGCACGTTCCGGCCGCCGGCAGCGTTCCGGGATTTTCGACTTGCGTCGTGATCGCGTATTCCGTCTGCGCGTCGCTGAGCCAGGCGCTCGTCGCGTCGCCGAAGCGGATGTGCCACTCGCTCCAATGCCCGCGCTCGTACTCGTAGACGATGCGTCCGACGGCGACGAACGGCTTGCCCTTGTACGACCCCTCGGTGCCGAGCTGGATGCGCGACATGGAGAGTGGCACGTCGCCGACGGCGCCGACTCGCTCGAGGTCCACGTCGTGGCGGACCAGGACCGAGTGGCACGCGGGGCACGTCGTCTGTACGGCGCCGGACCAGCGAAACGTGATCTCGGCGCCGCAGTTCGGGCAGACGGCAGTTCGACCGGTCACGGGAGGGGGACGGGGTCAGTCAGCTCGGCGTAGGTGCGTTGGATCTTCGTGATGTCCACGTCGCTCGCGACCACGTGCCGTCGAAGCCGAGCCTCGACGTCCCATTCGCCGCGTGGGCGGCAGCAGAACACGTTCAGGCAGAGCGACGCGTGCTCGGGAAACGTGTGGATCGCGAGGTGCGACTCGGAGAGAAGGCACAGCCCCGTGACGCCCCCCGCGCCCGGGAATGTGTGCCAGAGCGGCTCGCCGACGACGTTGAGCGACAAGTCGTCGACGATGCCGTCGACCAACTCCTTCAACGAAGCCAGGTCGGTCAGCTTCGATGGATCACAGCCACGCGCGTCGATGACCCACTCGACGCCGCTCACGCCTGTTTTGCGCCGCACTCGGAGCAGAACTTCGAGCTCCGCGCGATCGGCTTGCCGCACTCGCCACAGAATTTTGTCTCGGCGGATGGCGTTGCGCCGCCGTTCGGCGCGCTCGGCGCGCTGGCGCCCCCCCCGGAGATCGCGTCGGCCATCGCCTTCCCCATCGCCAACCCGGCCCCCAACCCGACGCCGACACCGGCGCCGCCGCCAGGATTGGCCGCGGCGATCGGCATCGACTGGGCGGCCTGGAACTGCGAGTACTGGCGCATGTCGCCGACCATGTTCATGCCGATGCGCTGGTCGAGCATCTTCTGCAGTTCGTCCGGCAGCGACAGACTCTCGACCTGGAAGGTGTCGAGCGCAAGGCCGAAGTCCGCGAAGAGTGGCCCGACCTGCGCGCGCATCGCCGTCGACAGCTCGTCGATGTTCGCCGCCATGTCGAGGAACGCGACGCCGCTCTGGCCGAACGCGTCGGACACCTTGCCGACGATCACGTTGCGGAGGTGCGGCTCGAGCTCGTCGGTCGTGTACTGTCCCTGCGTCGCCGCGACCTTCTGATGAAAAACGGCGGGATCGGTCAGGTGGTAGGAATAG
This window contains:
- a CDS encoding polyamine aminopropyltransferase; its protein translation is MTVALFLSVLLIAACGLVYELVASALASYLLGDSVFQFSTVIGTYLFAMGIGSWMSRYIGRGLVARFVTIELMVGVIGGFSSMLLFLAFAYTSAFRLALYAIVVVVGVLVGLEVPLLMRILRDRFDFKDVIANVLTFDYLGALGASLAFPILLVPHLGLVRSAILFGIVNAAIALWSTFLFAKILPTRRALRAASVAVLALLTAGMAAAGKITDEAEGNIYSDDVIFARDTRYQRIVLTAWKDDLRLFLNSHLQFSSRDEYRYHEALVHPGLSALPGARHVLVLGGGDGLAVREILRHPNVEQVTLVDLDPAMTKLFSTHPLLTKLNDSSFLSPKVHVINADAFVWLDENSQAFDFAVVDFPDPDNYSIGKLYTTAFYRLLARHITPGGSFVVQSTSPLFARQSFWSIVETLRSAGLKTYPYHVYVPSFGEWGFVLASHDAYTPPSELPNGLRFLTAAAVNEAFQFPRDMAPVPARANHLNDQMLVRYYGEEFDKINR
- a CDS encoding DUF350 domain-containing protein gives rise to the protein MTVFDNLGSNFIAAVVFALLGVILFVVGFMIFDKITPGSLWKELLEDQNTALGVLMAGVAIAIAIIIAAAIH
- a CDS encoding DUF4178 domain-containing protein; this encodes MTGRTAVCPNCGAEITFRWSGAVQTTCPACHSVLVRHDVDLERVGAVGDVPLSMSRIQLGTEGSYKGKPFVAVGRIVYEYERGHWSEWHIRFGDATSAWLSDAQTEYAITTQVENPGTLPAAGTCKPGQQLTLPGGSYSVAVITHALYSGVEGELPFEYWDKLQVEFVDLKGSGDRFATIDYSDAAPVLYTGEYVTFESLRLKNLRDPAADEGPQIAGVKGLNCPQCGAAIEIRSGHLAQTVACPSCTAILDARDPNLAVLEKAQDRLNRATPAIPLGTSGVLGNERWQAIGFQLRGVVVEGVTYSWREYLLWNAEHGFRYLTEYDGHWNDVVVLKGAPKETLIDGRRQAEYDGTVFKHFQSANAETLFVLGEFPWEARTGDKVEDADFVAPPYMLSSERTSDEVTWSLGTYTPPEKIAQAFKLPPLPTPRGVFANQPNPRSGAAGALKGTFFLLAAVLLVLAVARFMTARNESVFTQSYEYGGSGDTAAYVTPVFTLGGHTSNVELDIRTSLSNAWAYYNLALLDENGGPGFDFGREVSYYFGVDDGEAWHEGSAEDKVVLPSVPPGRYYLRVALDRDAGAGPFSYTLAVKRDVPRIWPFLAALALLAVPVLFSAFGSVNFEYNRWRESDHPWVTTSSDSDDDDDQ
- a CDS encoding S-adenosylmethionine decarboxylase, whose protein sequence is MRRKTGVSGVEWVIDARGCDPSKLTDLASLKELVDGIVDDLSLNVVGEPLWHTFPGAGGVTGLCLLSESHLAIHTFPEHASLCLNVFCCRPRGEWDVEARLRRHVVASDVDITKIQRTYAELTDPVPLP
- a CDS encoding SPFH domain-containing protein — its product is MSLGSFLKKQFIDVIAWTEEGAGILQYRFPMQDMEIQNGAQLTVRESQAAVFVNEGVFADIFSPGLYTLNTKTLPLLTNLRNWDKLFKSPFKSDVYFYSTRQQTGQRWGTPMPVTIRDKEFGAVRLRANGIYSYHLTDPAVFHQKVAATQGQYTTDELEPHLRNVIVGKVSDAFGQSGVAFLDMAANIDELSTAMRAQVGPLFADFGLALDTFQVESLSLPDELQKMLDQRIGMNMVGDMRQYSQFQAAQSMPIAAANPGGGAGVGVGLGAGLAMGKAMADAISGGGASAPSAPNGGATPSAETKFCGECGKPIARSSKFCSECGAKQA